In a single window of the Plodia interpunctella isolate USDA-ARS_2022_Savannah chromosome 26, ilPloInte3.2, whole genome shotgun sequence genome:
- the LOC128681098 gene encoding uncharacterized protein LOC128681098 codes for MDSLPRNPVKLYIQDLFRATQTENRFIYELFGMRFKNVMIHGVVNSVENPSLTSQILEVCDPTGTVNVCYYSKNINATVSDRTIRDLKNNYVDASKFGDPNIQIMTTMMECILDKTKYAFKQGDHVSIVGDIFVDNTKNVRMVSAYSCEKTSFEYDIVWMEELRYLYDKYYLLNKE; via the coding sequence ATGGATAGCTTACCAAGGAACCCTGTGAAATTGTATATTCAAGACTTGTTTCGCGCCACACAAACTGAGAacagatttatatatgaaCTATTCGGAATGCGTTTCAAAAACGTAATGATACATGGTGTTGTAAATTCAGTTGAAAATCCAAGTTTAACATCACAAATTCTCGAGGTCTGTGACCCTACCGGTACTGTGAATGTCTGTTAttactcaaaaaatataaatgcgacTGTGTCTGACAGGACTATAAGGGATTTGAAGAATAATTATGTAGATGCGTCAAAATTCGGTGATCCCAATATACAGATAATGACAACTATGATGGAGTGTATTCTAGACAAAACTAAATATGCTTTTAAACAAGGTGACCATGTTAGCATAGTTGGTGACATTTTTGTGGACAATACGAAAAATGTTCGAATGGTCTCAGCATATAGTTGTGAGAAAACTTCGTTTGAATATGATATCGTATGGATGGAAGAACTTAGGTACttgtatgataaatattacctgttaaataaagaataa